The Shewanella mangrovisoli genome has a window encoding:
- the ffh gene encoding signal recognition particle protein, whose product MFENLTDRLSRTLKNISGRGRLTEENVKETLREVRMALLEADVALPVVREFVNNVKERAVGQEVAKSLSPGQAFIKIVQSELEKSMGEANQALDLATQPPAVVMMAGLQGAGKTTSVAKLGKLLRTRHKKSVLVVSADVYRPAAIKQLETLATEVDVEFFPSDVSQKPIDIAKAAIAHAKLKFIDVVILDTAGRLHVDEAMMDEIKALHAAVKPIETLFVVDAMTGQDAANTAKAFNEALPLTGVILTKVDGDARGGAALSIRHITGKPIKFLGVGEKTDALEPFHPDRIASRILGMGDVLSLIEEVERGVDKDKAMKLASKVKQGGSFDLEDFREQLQQMKNMGGMMSMIEKLPGVGQLPPDALAQIQDGKMTRQMEAIINSMTAKERKNPDLIKGSRKRRIAAGSGTQIQDVNRLLKQFTQMQKMMKKMSAKGGIQKMMRGMRGMMPGGMKFPGR is encoded by the coding sequence ATGTTTGAGAATCTAACCGACAGACTGTCACGCACGCTGAAAAATATCAGTGGCCGTGGTCGCTTAACCGAAGAAAACGTTAAGGAAACCCTGCGCGAAGTGCGTATGGCGCTGCTGGAGGCCGATGTTGCCCTGCCTGTGGTGCGTGAATTCGTTAACAATGTAAAAGAACGTGCCGTTGGTCAGGAAGTGGCGAAAAGCTTAAGTCCTGGTCAAGCCTTTATTAAGATTGTTCAAAGCGAACTTGAAAAATCCATGGGTGAGGCCAACCAAGCTCTGGATTTAGCCACTCAGCCGCCAGCGGTGGTGATGATGGCGGGCCTTCAAGGTGCGGGTAAAACGACCAGCGTTGCCAAATTAGGTAAGCTGCTGCGTACGCGCCATAAGAAATCGGTATTAGTCGTCAGTGCCGACGTTTACCGCCCTGCGGCGATTAAACAGCTAGAAACCTTAGCGACCGAAGTCGATGTGGAGTTCTTCCCATCGGATGTGAGCCAAAAGCCAATCGATATCGCCAAGGCGGCTATTGCCCACGCCAAACTTAAATTTATCGATGTGGTGATCCTCGACACCGCGGGTCGTCTGCACGTCGATGAAGCCATGATGGATGAGATCAAGGCGCTGCACGCGGCGGTTAAGCCGATTGAGACACTGTTCGTGGTCGATGCCATGACAGGTCAAGACGCGGCAAATACGGCTAAAGCCTTTAACGAAGCGCTGCCGCTCACAGGTGTGATTTTAACTAAGGTCGACGGTGATGCGCGTGGTGGTGCGGCATTATCAATTCGCCACATTACCGGCAAGCCGATTAAATTCCTCGGTGTTGGCGAGAAGACCGATGCCCTAGAGCCTTTCCATCCCGACCGTATCGCCTCACGTATTCTCGGCATGGGCGATGTATTATCGCTTATCGAAGAAGTTGAGCGCGGTGTCGATAAAGACAAGGCGATGAAGCTGGCTTCTAAAGTGAAGCAGGGCGGAAGTTTTGATCTCGAAGATTTTCGCGAGCAGCTACAGCAGATGAAAAACATGGGCGGCATGATGAGCATGATTGAAAAGCTGCCCGGTGTGGGTCAATTGCCACCGGATGCCCTAGCGCAAATCCAAGACGGTAAAATGACCCGTCAAATGGAAGCCATCATTAACTCAATGACGGCCAAAGAGCGTAAAAACCCTGATTTAATCAAGGGCTCACGTAAGCGCCGTATCGCTGCGGGTTCTGGTACGCAAATTCAAGACGTGAACCGTTTATTGAAACAGTTTACCCAAATGCAAAAGATGATGAAAAAGATGTCGGCCAAGGGCGGCATCCAGAAGATGATGCGCGGAATGCGTGGCATGATGCCAGGCGGCATGAAATTTCCTGGCCGTTAA
- the hcp gene encoding hydroxylamine reductase, translating into MFCIQCEQTIRTPAGNGCSYAQGMCGKLAATSDLQDLLIYMLQGVSVYATKARELGVINPEVDTFVPKAFFSTLTNVNFDDERIIAYAKQAAEYRESLKNAYEAACEAAGKQAESLPPVAQFVLGTSKPEMLSQAPVALLNKDKNEVHEDILGLRLLCLYGLKGAAAYMEHARVLGKTDAEIAGRFHEIMAFLGEPSVDADKLFTTAMDIGQLNYRIMAMLDAGETEAFGHPEPTVVNTKAVKGKAILVSGHDMKDLELILEQTAGKGINVYTHGEMLPALAYPAFKKYAHLVGNYGSAWQNQQKEFANFPGAVVMTSNCIIDPNVGQYSDRIFTRSIVGWPGVTHVIGDDFSVVIDKALALDGFQYDVIPHNITIGFARNALMAAAPTVVENVKNGSIKHFFLVGGCDGDKSERSYFTDLAKSAPKDSVILTLGCGKYKFNKLEFGDINGIPRLLDIGQCNDAYSAIQLAIALSQIFECDINELPLNLVLSWFEQKAIVVLLTLLSLGVKNIRTGPTPPAFLTANLAKILEEKFGLRNTTTVEADLKTMLNVA; encoded by the coding sequence ATGTTTTGTATTCAGTGTGAGCAAACTATTCGTACCCCAGCTGGCAATGGTTGTAGCTATGCCCAAGGCATGTGCGGCAAATTGGCCGCGACCTCGGATCTGCAAGACTTGTTAATCTATATGCTGCAAGGTGTTTCAGTGTATGCGACTAAGGCGCGTGAACTGGGCGTCATTAACCCTGAGGTGGATACCTTTGTTCCTAAAGCTTTTTTCTCGACCTTAACCAACGTCAACTTCGATGATGAACGCATCATCGCCTATGCCAAGCAGGCGGCTGAGTACCGTGAAAGTTTAAAAAATGCCTATGAAGCGGCGTGTGAAGCTGCGGGTAAACAGGCTGAATCGCTCCCCCCGGTGGCGCAATTTGTGTTGGGCACCAGCAAGCCTGAAATGTTGTCTCAAGCACCAGTCGCCTTACTCAATAAAGATAAAAATGAAGTCCACGAAGATATCCTTGGGCTGAGACTACTGTGCTTATATGGCCTTAAAGGGGCGGCGGCTTACATGGAGCACGCCCGTGTTTTAGGTAAAACCGATGCTGAGATTGCTGGTCGCTTCCATGAGATTATGGCGTTTCTCGGTGAGCCGAGTGTCGATGCTGACAAACTGTTCACCACGGCCATGGATATTGGTCAACTGAACTACCGCATCATGGCGATGCTCGATGCGGGCGAGACCGAAGCCTTTGGTCATCCAGAACCGACTGTCGTCAACACTAAAGCCGTTAAAGGCAAAGCGATTCTGGTATCTGGCCATGATATGAAGGATTTAGAGCTTATCCTCGAGCAAACGGCGGGCAAAGGCATTAATGTTTATACCCATGGTGAAATGCTCCCCGCGCTTGCGTATCCTGCCTTTAAAAAATATGCCCACTTAGTAGGTAACTACGGCAGTGCCTGGCAAAACCAGCAAAAAGAATTCGCTAATTTCCCCGGCGCCGTAGTGATGACCTCAAACTGTATTATCGACCCGAATGTGGGCCAATACAGCGACCGTATCTTTACCCGCAGTATTGTGGGTTGGCCTGGTGTGACCCATGTAATTGGGGATGATTTTTCAGTTGTGATCGACAAGGCGCTCGCGCTCGATGGCTTCCAATACGATGTAATCCCTCACAATATCACCATCGGTTTTGCCCGTAATGCTTTAATGGCCGCAGCACCGACTGTGGTGGAAAACGTGAAAAATGGTTCTATCAAACACTTCTTCTTAGTCGGTGGTTGTGATGGTGATAAGTCGGAGCGGAGTTATTTCACCGATTTAGCGAAATCGGCGCCAAAGGATTCCGTTATCCTGACCTTAGGTTGTGGTAAGTACAAATTCAACAAGCTGGAATTTGGCGATATTAACGGTATTCCGCGTTTGCTCGATATTGGCCAATGTAACGATGCCTATTCGGCTATCCAGTTGGCTATCGCGCTATCACAAATCTTTGAATGCGATATCAATGAATTACCATTGAATCTCGTGCTTTCATGGTTTGAGCAAAAAGCCATTGTCGTGCTGCTGACGCTGTTATCTCTCGGGGTGAAAAACATCCGTACCGGCCCAACGCCGCCGGCGTTTTTAACGGCCAATCTCGCCAAAATTTTGGAAGAAAAATTTGGCCTGCGTAACACCACCACAGTTGAAGCCGATCTGAAGACCATGCTGAACGTGGCCTAG
- a CDS encoding 3-deoxy-7-phosphoheptulonate synthase: MQQDTINNVHISSEKVLITPQELKATLPLSEHAYRYILNARKTVADIVHKRDNRVLIVTGPCSIHDIDAAKEYALKLKKLHDELSDEFYILMRVYFEKPRTTVGWKGMINDPDMDESFDVEKGLKMARELMIWLAELELPVATEALDPISPQYISELVTWSAIGARTTESQTHREMASGLSMPVGFKNGTDGKLDVAINALKSAASSHRFMGINQQGQVALLQTAGNPDGHVILRGGAAPNYDAKSVAECEAQLHKAKLNARLIIDCSHGNSSKDYTRQVPVCEDVFNQIYNGNKSIIGVMLESHLNEGNQSCDKPLSELAYGVSVTDSCINWEKTESVLRAGASKLSSVLATRFDMLKVANA, translated from the coding sequence ATGCAACAGGATACGATCAATAACGTACACATCAGTTCAGAGAAAGTTCTTATAACACCGCAGGAGCTAAAAGCGACTCTGCCACTCTCTGAGCACGCGTATCGTTATATCCTCAATGCACGCAAAACCGTGGCGGATATTGTCCATAAGCGCGATAACCGCGTGCTTATCGTTACAGGACCTTGTTCTATCCATGATATTGATGCCGCCAAGGAATACGCCTTAAAGCTTAAAAAACTCCACGATGAACTTAGCGATGAGTTTTACATCTTGATGCGAGTCTACTTTGAGAAGCCACGTACCACAGTGGGTTGGAAGGGGATGATTAACGACCCTGATATGGACGAGTCCTTCGATGTCGAGAAGGGCTTAAAGATGGCCCGTGAGTTGATGATCTGGTTGGCCGAACTCGAACTGCCAGTAGCAACCGAAGCGCTCGACCCTATCAGCCCGCAGTACATCTCAGAATTAGTGACTTGGTCAGCCATTGGTGCCCGCACGACTGAGTCGCAAACCCACAGGGAAATGGCGTCGGGTTTATCTATGCCCGTTGGTTTTAAAAATGGCACAGACGGAAAGCTCGATGTAGCGATTAACGCGCTGAAATCGGCTGCCAGCAGCCACAGATTTATGGGGATTAACCAACAGGGCCAAGTCGCGTTATTGCAAACTGCGGGTAACCCAGATGGGCATGTGATCCTCCGCGGTGGCGCTGCGCCAAACTACGATGCTAAGAGCGTCGCCGAATGTGAGGCGCAGTTACATAAGGCCAAACTCAATGCGCGCCTGATTATCGATTGCAGCCACGGTAATTCCTCTAAGGATTACACCAGGCAAGTCCCAGTGTGTGAAGATGTATTTAACCAAATCTACAACGGCAATAAGTCCATCATCGGCGTGATGTTAGAAAGCCATTTAAATGAAGGTAATCAAAGTTGTGATAAACCATTGAGCGAACTGGCCTATGGGGTTTCTGTGACAGACTCCTGTATTAATTGGGAAAAGACCGAAAGCGTTTTACGTGCGGGCGCATCGAAGTTATCTTCGGTATTAGCAACGCGTTTCGATATGCTCAAAGTGGCCAATGCTTAA
- the tyrA gene encoding bifunctional chorismate mutase/prephenate dehydrogenase: MNEKTTTELEHLRGLIDGVDQQLLHLLRKRLDLVAQVGTVKHAAGLPIYAPQREAAMLAKRREEAKTMGIAPQLIEDILRRLMRESYLNEKDVGFKQVKNDLGSVVIVGGKGQLGGLFQQMLSLSGYQVKVLDKDDWQQAETLFADAGLVLVTVPIAITCDIIREKLTQLPQECILADLTSIKTEPMNAMLAAHKGPVVGFHPMFGPDVGSLAKQVVVVCHGREADKYQWLLEQIEIWGARIVEAEPERHDNAMQLVQAMRHFSTFVYGLNLCKEEADIETLLQFSSPIYRLELAMVGRLFAQSPELYADIIFAQQDSQHAIGDYLDNYREALELLKRGDRDAFISQFQTVAKWFGDFAPQFQRESRMMLQSVSDMKTN, from the coding sequence ATGAACGAAAAAACCACAACTGAATTAGAACACCTTCGCGGACTCATCGATGGTGTCGACCAGCAATTGCTGCATTTACTGCGTAAACGCTTAGATTTAGTCGCGCAGGTGGGCACAGTTAAACACGCCGCAGGCCTGCCGATTTATGCGCCGCAACGTGAAGCGGCAATGTTGGCAAAACGCCGCGAAGAAGCCAAAACCATGGGCATTGCGCCGCAACTGATTGAAGATATCTTGCGCCGCTTGATGCGTGAATCCTATCTCAACGAGAAGGATGTCGGCTTTAAGCAAGTGAAAAACGATCTCGGCTCGGTCGTGATTGTCGGTGGTAAGGGTCAGCTTGGTGGATTGTTTCAACAAATGCTGTCGCTCTCGGGTTACCAGGTCAAAGTGCTGGATAAAGACGACTGGCAGCAAGCGGAAACCTTATTTGCTGACGCCGGATTAGTATTGGTGACTGTGCCTATCGCCATCACCTGCGACATTATCCGTGAGAAACTGACCCAATTACCGCAGGAATGTATCTTAGCCGACTTAACCTCGATCAAGACTGAACCTATGAATGCCATGTTGGCCGCTCACAAAGGGCCCGTTGTCGGGTTTCATCCTATGTTTGGCCCGGATGTCGGCAGTTTGGCTAAACAGGTGGTGGTGGTGTGCCATGGCCGCGAAGCCGATAAATACCAATGGCTGCTAGAACAAATTGAGATTTGGGGCGCACGGATTGTCGAAGCTGAACCTGAACGTCACGACAATGCGATGCAGCTGGTACAGGCGATGCGCCACTTCTCAACCTTTGTGTATGGCTTGAATCTTTGCAAAGAAGAAGCGGATATCGAAACCCTGCTGCAATTTAGCTCACCTATCTATCGCTTAGAGCTCGCTATGGTCGGGCGTTTGTTTGCCCAAAGCCCAGAACTCTATGCCGATATTATTTTTGCCCAGCAGGATAGCCAGCATGCGATTGGCGATTATTTGGATAACTATCGAGAGGCATTAGAGCTACTGAAACGGGGCGATAGAGACGCGTTTATCAGCCAGTTCCAAACGGTGGCAAAATGGTTTGGTGATTTTGCACCGCAGTTTCAGCGTGAAAGTCGCATGATGCTGCAATCGGTCAGTGATATGAAAACAAACTGA
- a CDS encoding cytochrome C assembly family protein gives MVIFSASAMFFYCIALVLVTSRLFHPEGPNRKAVAGVAAIAVILHAAALSQAIFTTDGQNFSLTNVISLVNWIIAFTFTVMMFRLKVIVVVPVVYACSVLSVALLWLLPPKFITHFELYPEVLAHVVLSLMAYSALMIAALYAIQLAMIQNKLKKKQLMLSPGIPPLMTVEKQLYHLVIIGVILLSLSLATGFIFLDDMFADGKGHKAILSIIAWFVYIAMLWQQYWVGCKIRTAVIYTLTGATLLSLAYFGARIVKELILS, from the coding sequence ATGGTCATTTTTTCTGCCTCAGCCATGTTTTTTTATTGCATCGCATTGGTATTAGTGACAAGTCGACTGTTCCATCCTGAAGGCCCTAATCGCAAGGCCGTTGCCGGTGTCGCCGCCATCGCCGTGATTTTGCACGCTGCCGCCCTTTCTCAAGCGATTTTTACGACCGATGGACAAAACTTCAGCCTCACTAATGTGATCTCGTTAGTGAACTGGATCATCGCCTTCACCTTTACCGTGATGATGTTTAGGCTAAAAGTGATTGTGGTTGTGCCCGTGGTTTACGCCTGCTCTGTGCTCTCTGTGGCTCTACTCTGGTTATTACCGCCTAAGTTTATTACTCACTTTGAGCTGTATCCTGAGGTTTTGGCCCACGTTGTGCTCTCTCTTATGGCATACAGCGCCCTGATGATCGCCGCCCTGTATGCGATTCAGCTGGCGATGATCCAAAATAAACTCAAGAAGAAACAATTAATGCTAAGCCCAGGCATTCCGCCGCTGATGACGGTAGAAAAACAGCTCTATCATCTTGTGATTATTGGGGTGATTTTACTGAGTTTATCCCTCGCCACTGGTTTTATCTTCCTCGATGATATGTTTGCCGATGGCAAAGGCCATAAGGCGATTCTGTCTATCATCGCGTGGTTTGTGTATATCGCCATGCTGTGGCAGCAGTATTGGGTTGGCTGTAAAATTCGCACCGCGGTCATTTACACCTTAACCGGCGCGACCTTGTTATCCTTAGCTTATTTTGGCGCTCGGATTGTCAAAGAGTTAATTCTTAGTTAA
- the rimM gene encoding ribosome maturation factor RimM (Essential for efficient processing of 16S rRNA), producing the protein MSSNQQPVVLGKLGSCHGIKGWLKITAYTDSVEGIFDYSPWLIKENGEWREVKVIQWRYQGKAVVAELEGVTTRERAQMLTNCEIGILPEQMNDLPEDEFYWRDLIGCEVINTNGYNMGVVDQIVETGSNDVLLVKANAKDSFGKVERMLPFVPGQFILKVDVQGKQILVDWDPDF; encoded by the coding sequence ATGAGCAGTAACCAACAGCCAGTCGTACTGGGGAAATTAGGCTCCTGTCATGGCATTAAAGGTTGGCTGAAAATCACCGCCTATACCGATTCTGTTGAAGGTATCTTTGACTATTCACCTTGGCTTATTAAAGAAAATGGTGAATGGCGTGAAGTAAAAGTCATTCAGTGGCGTTACCAAGGCAAGGCTGTTGTAGCTGAGCTTGAAGGTGTCACCACGCGGGAGAGAGCACAAATGCTCACCAATTGCGAAATCGGTATCCTGCCAGAACAGATGAACGATTTGCCAGAAGATGAATTCTACTGGCGTGACCTCATCGGTTGTGAAGTGATTAATACCAATGGCTATAACATGGGTGTGGTCGATCAAATCGTGGAAACCGGTTCGAACGACGTGCTGCTAGTGAAAGCCAATGCCAAAGATAGCTTCGGCAAAGTGGAACGTATGCTTCCCTTTGTCCCAGGACAATTCATCCTGAAGGTGGATGTCCAAGGTAAACAGATTTTAGTGGATTGGGATCCTGACTTTTAA
- the rpsP gene encoding 30S ribosomal protein S16 produces the protein MVTIRLARGGAKKRPFYNIVVADSRNARDGRFIERVGFFNPLARGQEETLRLDLARVEHWVANGAATTDRVAKLIKDAKAAA, from the coding sequence ATGGTTACCATTCGTTTAGCTCGTGGTGGCGCTAAAAAGCGTCCATTTTACAACATCGTTGTTGCTGACAGCCGTAACGCTCGTGACGGTCGTTTCATTGAGCGTGTTGGTTTCTTCAACCCATTGGCTCGTGGCCAAGAAGAAACTTTACGTTTAGACCTAGCTCGCGTTGAGCACTGGGTTGCGAACGGCGCTGCGACAACTGATCGCGTAGCAAAATTGATCAAAGACGCTAAAGCAGCTGCTTAA
- a CDS encoding DUF962 domain-containing protein: MKSAVEQLSTYKSVHLNQRNILTHFVGIPLIIWSAFLLLATIRIPLGSVGDVSLGVILGAGVLVYYFRLHAKLAIGLALFIAPVVYTTELMADSPNAFWLAISVFIVGWIFQLIGHQYEKAKPAFVDDLNQLLIGPFFLMAEVYFVLGLEKELDAEITPIAIEKRRALEARLKTQSVK; this comes from the coding sequence ATGAAATCCGCCGTAGAGCAGCTATCAACCTATAAGAGTGTGCATTTAAATCAGCGTAATATACTTACCCATTTCGTTGGTATTCCATTGATTATATGGTCTGCTTTCCTATTACTAGCGACTATCCGTATTCCACTTGGCAGCGTGGGTGATGTGAGTTTAGGTGTGATTTTGGGGGCTGGTGTGTTGGTTTATTACTTTCGCTTACATGCGAAGTTAGCGATTGGCCTAGCTTTATTTATCGCCCCCGTCGTATATACGACTGAGCTAATGGCTGATTCTCCCAACGCCTTCTGGTTGGCTATATCGGTATTTATCGTGGGATGGATTTTTCAGTTGATTGGCCATCAATACGAGAAGGCCAAACCCGCTTTTGTGGACGATTTAAACCAACTATTAATTGGCCCGTTCTTCTTAATGGCCGAAGTATATTTTGTCTTGGGGTTAGAAAAGGAGTTAGATGCCGAGATTACACCTATCGCTATCGAGAAGCGCCGGGCACTCGAAGCTCGTCTAAAGACGCAAAGCGTTAAATAA
- the acpS gene encoding holo-ACP synthase translates to MAIVGLGTDIVEIERITAHVARSGDKLAKRVLTEAEFDIYQQHSQPSRYLAKRFAAKEAAAKALGTGIGRGVSFQHIHIGNTPDGAPTIDFTQGAQQRLALLNGVVGHISIADEKSYAIATVILESR, encoded by the coding sequence ATGGCAATCGTTGGGCTTGGCACTGACATAGTTGAAATCGAGCGTATCACGGCCCATGTGGCACGTTCCGGCGATAAGCTGGCTAAACGTGTACTGACAGAGGCTGAGTTTGATATCTATCAACAGCATAGCCAACCGAGTCGCTATTTGGCTAAACGCTTTGCCGCCAAAGAGGCTGCAGCTAAAGCCTTGGGGACGGGGATTGGTCGAGGGGTGTCTTTTCAGCATATCCACATTGGGAATACACCCGATGGCGCGCCGACGATTGATTTTACACAAGGGGCGCAGCAGCGTTTAGCTTTGCTCAACGGCGTGGTCGGGCACATTTCAATCGCGGATGAAAAATCCTACGCTATTGCGACGGTTATCCTCGAATCTCGCTAA
- the trmD gene encoding tRNA (guanosine(37)-N1)-methyltransferase TrmD has translation MWLGVITLFPDMFRAVTDFGVTGRAVKNGLLELHTWNPRDFTHDRHSTVDDRPYGGGPGMLMMVQPLRDAIHAAKAAAGEGAKVIYLSPQGRKLDQRGVTELAESSRLILVCGRYEGIDERIIQTEVDEEWSVGDYVLSGGELPAMTLIDAVSRLVPGVLGKQASAEQDSFSDGLLDCPHYTRPESLDGLDVPAVLLSGNHEQIRLWRLQQSLGRTFLRRPELFENLALTDEQSTLLAQFVEAMDKNA, from the coding sequence ATGTGGTTAGGGGTTATCACCCTGTTCCCAGACATGTTCCGTGCCGTAACAGACTTTGGGGTTACGGGTCGTGCCGTGAAAAACGGTCTGCTTGAGTTGCACACGTGGAATCCTCGCGATTTCACCCATGATAGACACAGTACGGTGGATGACAGGCCTTACGGCGGTGGCCCCGGAATGTTGATGATGGTGCAACCTTTGCGCGATGCCATCCATGCTGCGAAAGCCGCAGCAGGTGAAGGTGCGAAGGTGATTTATTTGTCACCTCAAGGACGTAAGCTGGATCAGCGAGGCGTCACTGAGTTGGCTGAATCATCCCGGTTGATTTTGGTGTGTGGTCGGTACGAAGGTATTGATGAGCGCATCATTCAAACGGAAGTGGATGAAGAATGGTCGGTTGGGGATTACGTGCTTTCGGGCGGCGAATTACCTGCAATGACCTTGATAGATGCAGTATCGAGATTGGTTCCTGGCGTGCTAGGAAAACAAGCTTCGGCGGAGCAAGATTCTTTCTCCGACGGTTTACTGGACTGTCCTCATTACACGCGCCCTGAAAGCTTAGATGGACTCGATGTACCCGCAGTACTGCTAAGTGGCAACCACGAACAAATTAGACTCTGGCGTTTGCAGCAAAGCCTTGGTAGGACTTTTCTAAGACGGCCAGAATTATTTGAAAATCTAGCTCTGACTGACGAACAATCGACTCTTTTAGCGCAGTTCGTTGAAGCAATGGACAAGAATGCTTAG
- the rplS gene encoding 50S ribosomal protein L19 — MNNIIKMLNDEQMKQDVPAFGAGDTVVVQVRVKEGDKERLQAFEGVVIAKRNRGLHSAFTVRKISNGEGVERAFQTHSPLIASIEVKRRGRVRRAKLYYLRDRSGKSARIREKLATK; from the coding sequence ATGAACAACATCATTAAAATGCTCAACGATGAGCAAATGAAACAAGACGTACCTGCGTTTGGTGCTGGTGATACAGTAGTAGTTCAGGTTCGTGTTAAAGAAGGTGATAAAGAGCGTTTACAGGCTTTCGAAGGCGTTGTAATTGCTAAACGTAACCGTGGTCTGCACTCTGCATTCACAGTACGTAAAATCTCTAATGGCGAAGGTGTTGAGCGTGCATTCCAAACGCACAGCCCTCTGATCGCTAGCATTGAAGTTAAGCGTCGTGGCCGCGTTCGTCGCGCCAAACTGTACTACTTACGTGATCGTTCAGGTAAATCTGCACGTATCCGTGAAAAGCTGGCTACTAAGTAA
- a CDS encoding HlyC/CorC family transporter translates to MDAISTSALLIFLLVLILCSAYFSGSETAMMTLNRYRLRHLASNGHKGAIRALKLLERPDRLIGLILIGNNLVNILASAIATIIGMRLWGDLGVAVATGVLTLVVLVFAEVTPKTIAALNPERIAFPSSILLIGLSTIFAYVVTSVNWITTGILRLFGIKTISSSDALSQEELRTVVHEAGALIPQRHQEMLLSILDLEKVTVEDIMVPRSDIYAINVNDDFKFINRQVIQSPHTRVLVYRDTIDDAVGFIHLRDALRLQSKEQFSKSSLLRAVKELYFIPEGTPLNVQLANFQHNKERIGLVVDEYGDIQGLVTLEDILEEIVGDFTTSMLATPSEDITAQQDGSYLVDASITIRDLNKEMKWDFPTDGPKTLNGLILEYLEDIPAENTSLRLAGYPLEVIEVADNMVKTVRIIPQHYQSPR, encoded by the coding sequence TTGGACGCTATATCGACAAGCGCACTCCTCATTTTCTTACTAGTGCTTATCCTTTGTTCTGCCTACTTTTCAGGTTCTGAAACCGCCATGATGACCCTTAACCGCTATCGGTTAAGGCATCTCGCCTCAAACGGCCATAAAGGTGCCATTCGCGCCCTCAAGTTGCTCGAACGTCCAGACCGCTTAATTGGCTTGATTCTGATTGGTAATAACCTCGTTAATATTCTCGCCTCCGCCATTGCGACCATTATTGGGATGCGCCTTTGGGGCGATTTAGGCGTCGCGGTCGCCACTGGGGTGCTGACCTTAGTCGTATTAGTCTTTGCCGAAGTCACCCCCAAAACTATCGCCGCCTTGAACCCTGAACGCATTGCCTTCCCATCGAGTATTTTACTCATTGGTCTATCAACCATTTTTGCCTATGTCGTCACCAGCGTGAACTGGATAACCACAGGCATACTACGTCTCTTTGGCATCAAAACCATCAGCAGCAGCGATGCACTGAGCCAAGAAGAGTTAAGGACGGTTGTACATGAGGCTGGCGCCTTGATCCCCCAACGCCACCAAGAGATGCTGTTATCGATTCTCGATTTAGAAAAAGTGACCGTTGAAGACATCATGGTGCCGCGCTCGGATATCTATGCGATTAACGTCAACGATGATTTTAAGTTTATCAATCGCCAAGTGATCCAAAGCCCGCATACTCGAGTGTTGGTATACCGAGATACCATTGACGATGCTGTTGGTTTTATTCATCTGCGTGACGCACTGCGCCTACAATCAAAAGAGCAGTTCAGTAAATCCTCATTGCTACGTGCGGTAAAAGAACTCTACTTTATTCCCGAAGGTACGCCGCTCAATGTGCAATTAGCTAACTTTCAGCACAATAAAGAGCGCATCGGCCTAGTGGTCGATGAATACGGTGATATTCAAGGATTGGTGACACTCGAAGATATTCTCGAAGAAATTGTCGGCGACTTCACCACCTCTATGCTGGCCACGCCGAGTGAAGATATTACTGCCCAGCAGGATGGAAGTTACTTAGTCGATGCCAGTATCACTATCCGTGATTTGAATAAAGAAATGAAATGGGATTTCCCAACCGATGGCCCTAAAACCCTCAATGGCTTGATCTTAGAGTATTTAGAGGATATTCCCGCCGAGAACACTAGCCTTCGCCTAGCGGGTTACCCATTAGAAGTGATTGAAGTCGCGGATAATATGGTCAAAACAGTGCGAATCATTCCACAGCATTATCAGTCGCCACGCTAA